Proteins encoded in a region of the Veillonella parvula genome:
- a CDS encoding phosphate-starvation-inducible protein PsiE: MWIRISKLLLTIKNIALVGVGIALCIALINTLISLVYVTWANIQGYSTYSLLIEELITFFLYFEFIALIVKYFKNNFHFPLNFFLYIGITAIVRLLIINHESSFDNLIWSVAIFVLVCSLVLVEKFIGHNE, encoded by the coding sequence ATGTGGATTCGTATTTCTAAACTATTATTAACGATAAAAAATATAGCCCTTGTAGGCGTTGGTATTGCACTTTGTATTGCACTTATTAATACATTGATTAGTCTTGTCTATGTTACGTGGGCGAATATTCAAGGTTATAGTACATACTCTTTATTGATTGAAGAACTAATTACCTTCTTTCTATACTTTGAGTTTATTGCACTCATCGTCAAATACTTTAAAAATAACTTCCACTTTCCGCTTAACTTCTTTTTATACATTGGCATAACTGCAATTGTAAGACTTCTAATTATCAATCATGAATCATCATTTGATAATTTAATTTGGTCTGTTGCAATTTTTGTACTTGTATGTAGCTTAGTATTAGTAGAAAAATTTATTGGACATAACGAATAA